Proteins from one Mycteria americana isolate JAX WOST 10 ecotype Jacksonville Zoo and Gardens chromosome 1, USCA_MyAme_1.0, whole genome shotgun sequence genomic window:
- the USPL1 gene encoding SUMO-specific isopeptidase USPL1 isoform X2 — protein MNCNPVETTAHEYCPVCKEKGQIQVLRTYRINFQESIFLCQNPQCIYPLGYKPLNSIITSADSGNHQVPSTHKKRKLCDISDFSPVESHPKKARTNNVVNVEHAINTDPVVKCYQNSLCIPKSSLHDVVQNGQQKPSNNVESSIQKVDFETTTNTNNYQESRKGSSPRTQLLPNSELCSTTSEILLKDDKGSTNNTDLCLQWRNVHKLCWLDCILSALVHLETLTFALAEEYNDGKCLLQELLTKYNEATVLLNTCKRSKIKDVLPKAESHLNEIRNRMFTQLQPQLKCELGKKESPVFALPLLLKQDQQAEKLFLHSFSWKFECVCCGYKYRDRFRKTLTTFTNIIPDWHPLNAIHVGPCNNCSDRSQRRQMILEKVPSILMLHFVEGLPHNNLKNYSFQFEEDTYQITAIVQYQTDKKHFITWCLNPDGTWLECDDLKGPYCKRHKRFEVPPSEIHIVMWEKKTSYVPEKLNSQFQSKNIEDFPLDNVQSNSAVLHCGFNNTVDKIPAEHREEDSVRTPDKKQQQVAEDESSVHHGLENLAHDDLVTLMLEEIQVDSEDKSLSNGQMVGNNLVVEMGTPQQRELAFSPNTPYTGEFAGTSLAMNNKCTLYENSSICLPLEELKPANIIPPVPKKHDPDPSDSSLAQRTDDRTNLPNREYGLNSELQLNKKLSPVENIMQKSPDLKGASEIVINSQVASLAAANNSSQPSYKDQKRGFVGSWVKKLLSKNASFMPSSASALKNERSCKTPSMQKISEVRLPVKGASNFGGFQSRGTNKTTETPKSVVPQSNNTHPLSNSKGFSQSTCLPTASHTTIEGPTWNKSGSTLGTSGKVTQFHSPSCNSGKAEESDSDKTKKLRLKLLKKLNAKKKKLASLDRLAVEQMKHEKPVSGDVNTPSQTESHNDSELLQSFLRELQYQIDVAGNESEFHANSVSGCTSHNNSDEILAELLSPTSTVASLEAPKSEDECMYMEMVDSSVATTASDEKTSAPHAAMTSKDHNYYSPVKDNNSELHTISKPGVKKLTFESPTREDILEDLFSISAPSSMAGDIDLPHFDETLFETW, from the exons ATG aactgtaaTCCTGTGGAAACAACTGCACACGAGTATTGTCCAGTCTGCAAAGAGAAGGGCCAGATCCAAGTTTTACGGACTTACCGCATTAATTTTCAAGAGtccatttttctttgtcaaaatCCTCAG tgTATCTACCCACTTGGTTATAAACCATTAAACAGCATAATTACTTCTGCTGATTCAGGAAATCATCAAGTTCCATCTACtcataagaaaaggaaattgtgtGATATCAGCGACTTTTCTCCTGTTGAATCACATCCAAAAAAAGCAAGAACTAATAATGTGGTAAATGTTGAGCACGCTATTAATACAGACCCTGTTGTCAAATGCTATCAGAATAGCTTATGTATTCCCAAGTCAAGCCTACATGATGTGGTACAAAACGGCCAGCAAAAACCTAGTAACAATGTGGAGTCCTCCATCCAGAAGGTGGATTTTGAAACAACCACCAACACCAACAACTATCAAGAAAGTCGTAAGGGTTCTAGTCCCAGAACACAACTCTTACCAAATTCTGAACTTTGCTCAACAACATCTGAAATTTTGCTTAAAGACGACAAAGGTTCCACTAATAACACAGATTTATGTCTTCAGTGGAGAAACGTGCATAAGCTTTGTTGGTTAGATTGTATTTTGTCAGCACTGGTACACTTAGAAACCTTAACATTTGCTCTAGCAGAAGAATACAATGATGGAAAATGCTTACTCCAGGAACTCTTAACAAAATATAATGAAGCGACTGTGCTTCTAAATACCTGTAAAAGGAGTAAAATAAAAG atgttCTTCCAAAAGCAGAATCTCATCTCAATGAAATCAGAAACAGAATGTTTACACAGCTTCAGCCTCAGCTTAAGTGTGAATTGG GTAAGAAGGAAAGTCCAGTGTTTGCACTCCCTCTACTCTTAAAACAGGATCAACAAGCTGAGAAACTATTCTTGCATTCATTTTCATGGAAGTTTGAATGTGTATGTTGTGGCTACAAATACCGGGATCG ATTTAGGAAAACACTAACAACATTCACAAATATAATCCCTGATTGGCATCCACTTAACGCTATTCATGTTGGACCATGTAATAACTGTAGTGATAGATCTCAAAGAAGACAGATGATTTTGGAAAA AGTACCCTCAATATTAATGTTACATTTCGTAGAAGGCTTGCCACATAACAACCTGAAGAACtattcatttcagtttgaagAAGACACCTATCAAATAACAGCTATTGTTCAGTATCAAACAGATAAGAAGCACTTCATAACCTGGTGTTTGAATCCTGACG gaactTGGCTTGAATGCGATGATTTAAAGGGTCCATATTGCAAGAGACATAAAAGATTTGAAGTTCCTCCTTCAGAGATTCATATTGTtatgtgggaaaagaaaacatcctaTGTGCCAGAAAAACTGAATTCACAGTTCCAGAGTAAAAATATTGAAGATTTTCCTCTTGATAATGTACAGTCAAATTCCGCAGTGTTACACTGTGGTTTTAATAACACTGTAGACAAAATACCTGCAGAACATCGCGAAGAGGATTCTGTAAGAACTCCAGATAAGAAACAGCAGCAGGTAGCTGAGGATGAAAGTAGTGTTCATCATGGTTTAGAAAATCTGGCACATGATGATCTTGTAACACTGATGCTTGAAGAAATTCAAGTAGACTCAGAAGATAAATCGCTGTCGAATGGGCAGATGGTGGGAAATAACCTTGTTGTTGAAATGGGCACACCGCAACAGAGAGAATTAGCTTTTTCACCTAACACTCCATATACAGGAGAGTTTGCTGGAACTAGTCTAGCTATGAACAACAAATGCACGTTATATGAAAATTCCAGCATTTGCTTGCCTCTAGAAGAGTTGAAGCCAGCAAATATTATTCCTCCTGTGCCCAAAAAACATGACCCTGACCCATCTGACTCATCACTTGCTCAAAGAACAGATGACAGAACTAATTTACCTAACAGAGAATATGGATTAAATTCAGAACTACAGCTAAACAAGAAGTTGTCACCAGTAGAGAATATTATGCAAAAATCACCTGACTTGAAAGGTGCAAGCGAAATTGTAATTAATTCTCAGGTTGCCAGTTTGGCTGCTGCCAATAATTCCTCTCAGCCTTCATACAAAGACCAAAAAAGAGGATTTGTGGGAAGCTGGGTAAAGAAATTATTAAGCAAGAATGCTTCTTTTATGCCTTCAAGTGCCTCAGCTCTCAAGAATGAGAGAAGTTGCAAAACTCCCTCAATGCAAAAAATAAGTGAAGTGCGGTTGCCAGTTAAGGGAGCAAGTAACTTTGGTGGATTTCAAAGCAGAGGTACAAACAAAACAACTGAGACCCCGAAGTCAGTGGTTCCTCAGAGTAATAATACTCATCCTTTATCAAATTCCAAAGGATTTTCTCAAAGCACTTGTCTTCCAACAGCAAGTCATACCACTATTGAAGGTCCAACTTGGAATAAGTCGGGAAGTACATTGGGTACCTCAGGTAAAGTGACTCAGTTCCATTCACCTAGCTGTAACTCTGGGAAGGCAGAAGAGTCAGATagtgacaaaacaaaaaaacttcgcctaaaactgttaaaaaaactTAATGCTAAAAAGAAGAAGTTGGCTTCACTGGATAGGCTAGCAGTGGAACAGATGAAACATGAAAAACCTGTGAGTGGAGATGTAAACACCCCATCACAGACTGAATCTCACAATGACAGTGAATTATTGCAGAGCTTTTTAAGGGAACTGCAGTATCAGATTGATGTCGCAGGTAATGAATCTGAATTTCATGCCAATTCTGTATCAGGGTGCACTAGCCATAATAACAGTGATGAAATACTGGCAGAATTACTGTCCCCTACTTCAACTGTTGCTTCCTTAGAGGCTCCAAAAAGTGAAGATGAATGTATGTATATGGAAATGGTGGATAGCAGTGTTGCAACAACAGCGTCTGATGAGAAGACCAGTGCGCCACATGCAGCAATGACAAGCAAGGACCACAATTATTACAGTCCTGTGAAGGACAATAATTCAGAACTTCATACAATAAGCAAACCCGGTGTGAAGAAACTTACTTTTGAAAGTCCTACAAGGGAAGATATCCTTGAAGACCTGTTCTCCATTTCAGCACCAAGCTCAATGGCAGGTGACATAGATTTACCTCATTTTGATGAAACTTTGTTTGAAACTTGGTAA
- the USPL1 gene encoding SUMO-specific isopeptidase USPL1 isoform X1, with product MMDTQKTTNGLQVIGEGTGIGKSTLHMVGYLGKNCNPVETTAHEYCPVCKEKGQIQVLRTYRINFQESIFLCQNPQCIYPLGYKPLNSIITSADSGNHQVPSTHKKRKLCDISDFSPVESHPKKARTNNVVNVEHAINTDPVVKCYQNSLCIPKSSLHDVVQNGQQKPSNNVESSIQKVDFETTTNTNNYQESRKGSSPRTQLLPNSELCSTTSEILLKDDKGSTNNTDLCLQWRNVHKLCWLDCILSALVHLETLTFALAEEYNDGKCLLQELLTKYNEATVLLNTCKRSKIKDVLPKAESHLNEIRNRMFTQLQPQLKCELGKKESPVFALPLLLKQDQQAEKLFLHSFSWKFECVCCGYKYRDRFRKTLTTFTNIIPDWHPLNAIHVGPCNNCSDRSQRRQMILEKVPSILMLHFVEGLPHNNLKNYSFQFEEDTYQITAIVQYQTDKKHFITWCLNPDGTWLECDDLKGPYCKRHKRFEVPPSEIHIVMWEKKTSYVPEKLNSQFQSKNIEDFPLDNVQSNSAVLHCGFNNTVDKIPAEHREEDSVRTPDKKQQQVAEDESSVHHGLENLAHDDLVTLMLEEIQVDSEDKSLSNGQMVGNNLVVEMGTPQQRELAFSPNTPYTGEFAGTSLAMNNKCTLYENSSICLPLEELKPANIIPPVPKKHDPDPSDSSLAQRTDDRTNLPNREYGLNSELQLNKKLSPVENIMQKSPDLKGASEIVINSQVASLAAANNSSQPSYKDQKRGFVGSWVKKLLSKNASFMPSSASALKNERSCKTPSMQKISEVRLPVKGASNFGGFQSRGTNKTTETPKSVVPQSNNTHPLSNSKGFSQSTCLPTASHTTIEGPTWNKSGSTLGTSGKVTQFHSPSCNSGKAEESDSDKTKKLRLKLLKKLNAKKKKLASLDRLAVEQMKHEKPVSGDVNTPSQTESHNDSELLQSFLRELQYQIDVAGNESEFHANSVSGCTSHNNSDEILAELLSPTSTVASLEAPKSEDECMYMEMVDSSVATTASDEKTSAPHAAMTSKDHNYYSPVKDNNSELHTISKPGVKKLTFESPTREDILEDLFSISAPSSMAGDIDLPHFDETLFETW from the exons ATGATGGATACCCAGAAGACTACAAATGGTTTGCAAGTGATTGGAGAAGGGACTGGTATAGGGAAATCGACACTCCACATGGTGGGGTATTTGGGAAAA aactgtaaTCCTGTGGAAACAACTGCACACGAGTATTGTCCAGTCTGCAAAGAGAAGGGCCAGATCCAAGTTTTACGGACTTACCGCATTAATTTTCAAGAGtccatttttctttgtcaaaatCCTCAG tgTATCTACCCACTTGGTTATAAACCATTAAACAGCATAATTACTTCTGCTGATTCAGGAAATCATCAAGTTCCATCTACtcataagaaaaggaaattgtgtGATATCAGCGACTTTTCTCCTGTTGAATCACATCCAAAAAAAGCAAGAACTAATAATGTGGTAAATGTTGAGCACGCTATTAATACAGACCCTGTTGTCAAATGCTATCAGAATAGCTTATGTATTCCCAAGTCAAGCCTACATGATGTGGTACAAAACGGCCAGCAAAAACCTAGTAACAATGTGGAGTCCTCCATCCAGAAGGTGGATTTTGAAACAACCACCAACACCAACAACTATCAAGAAAGTCGTAAGGGTTCTAGTCCCAGAACACAACTCTTACCAAATTCTGAACTTTGCTCAACAACATCTGAAATTTTGCTTAAAGACGACAAAGGTTCCACTAATAACACAGATTTATGTCTTCAGTGGAGAAACGTGCATAAGCTTTGTTGGTTAGATTGTATTTTGTCAGCACTGGTACACTTAGAAACCTTAACATTTGCTCTAGCAGAAGAATACAATGATGGAAAATGCTTACTCCAGGAACTCTTAACAAAATATAATGAAGCGACTGTGCTTCTAAATACCTGTAAAAGGAGTAAAATAAAAG atgttCTTCCAAAAGCAGAATCTCATCTCAATGAAATCAGAAACAGAATGTTTACACAGCTTCAGCCTCAGCTTAAGTGTGAATTGG GTAAGAAGGAAAGTCCAGTGTTTGCACTCCCTCTACTCTTAAAACAGGATCAACAAGCTGAGAAACTATTCTTGCATTCATTTTCATGGAAGTTTGAATGTGTATGTTGTGGCTACAAATACCGGGATCG ATTTAGGAAAACACTAACAACATTCACAAATATAATCCCTGATTGGCATCCACTTAACGCTATTCATGTTGGACCATGTAATAACTGTAGTGATAGATCTCAAAGAAGACAGATGATTTTGGAAAA AGTACCCTCAATATTAATGTTACATTTCGTAGAAGGCTTGCCACATAACAACCTGAAGAACtattcatttcagtttgaagAAGACACCTATCAAATAACAGCTATTGTTCAGTATCAAACAGATAAGAAGCACTTCATAACCTGGTGTTTGAATCCTGACG gaactTGGCTTGAATGCGATGATTTAAAGGGTCCATATTGCAAGAGACATAAAAGATTTGAAGTTCCTCCTTCAGAGATTCATATTGTtatgtgggaaaagaaaacatcctaTGTGCCAGAAAAACTGAATTCACAGTTCCAGAGTAAAAATATTGAAGATTTTCCTCTTGATAATGTACAGTCAAATTCCGCAGTGTTACACTGTGGTTTTAATAACACTGTAGACAAAATACCTGCAGAACATCGCGAAGAGGATTCTGTAAGAACTCCAGATAAGAAACAGCAGCAGGTAGCTGAGGATGAAAGTAGTGTTCATCATGGTTTAGAAAATCTGGCACATGATGATCTTGTAACACTGATGCTTGAAGAAATTCAAGTAGACTCAGAAGATAAATCGCTGTCGAATGGGCAGATGGTGGGAAATAACCTTGTTGTTGAAATGGGCACACCGCAACAGAGAGAATTAGCTTTTTCACCTAACACTCCATATACAGGAGAGTTTGCTGGAACTAGTCTAGCTATGAACAACAAATGCACGTTATATGAAAATTCCAGCATTTGCTTGCCTCTAGAAGAGTTGAAGCCAGCAAATATTATTCCTCCTGTGCCCAAAAAACATGACCCTGACCCATCTGACTCATCACTTGCTCAAAGAACAGATGACAGAACTAATTTACCTAACAGAGAATATGGATTAAATTCAGAACTACAGCTAAACAAGAAGTTGTCACCAGTAGAGAATATTATGCAAAAATCACCTGACTTGAAAGGTGCAAGCGAAATTGTAATTAATTCTCAGGTTGCCAGTTTGGCTGCTGCCAATAATTCCTCTCAGCCTTCATACAAAGACCAAAAAAGAGGATTTGTGGGAAGCTGGGTAAAGAAATTATTAAGCAAGAATGCTTCTTTTATGCCTTCAAGTGCCTCAGCTCTCAAGAATGAGAGAAGTTGCAAAACTCCCTCAATGCAAAAAATAAGTGAAGTGCGGTTGCCAGTTAAGGGAGCAAGTAACTTTGGTGGATTTCAAAGCAGAGGTACAAACAAAACAACTGAGACCCCGAAGTCAGTGGTTCCTCAGAGTAATAATACTCATCCTTTATCAAATTCCAAAGGATTTTCTCAAAGCACTTGTCTTCCAACAGCAAGTCATACCACTATTGAAGGTCCAACTTGGAATAAGTCGGGAAGTACATTGGGTACCTCAGGTAAAGTGACTCAGTTCCATTCACCTAGCTGTAACTCTGGGAAGGCAGAAGAGTCAGATagtgacaaaacaaaaaaacttcgcctaaaactgttaaaaaaactTAATGCTAAAAAGAAGAAGTTGGCTTCACTGGATAGGCTAGCAGTGGAACAGATGAAACATGAAAAACCTGTGAGTGGAGATGTAAACACCCCATCACAGACTGAATCTCACAATGACAGTGAATTATTGCAGAGCTTTTTAAGGGAACTGCAGTATCAGATTGATGTCGCAGGTAATGAATCTGAATTTCATGCCAATTCTGTATCAGGGTGCACTAGCCATAATAACAGTGATGAAATACTGGCAGAATTACTGTCCCCTACTTCAACTGTTGCTTCCTTAGAGGCTCCAAAAAGTGAAGATGAATGTATGTATATGGAAATGGTGGATAGCAGTGTTGCAACAACAGCGTCTGATGAGAAGACCAGTGCGCCACATGCAGCAATGACAAGCAAGGACCACAATTATTACAGTCCTGTGAAGGACAATAATTCAGAACTTCATACAATAAGCAAACCCGGTGTGAAGAAACTTACTTTTGAAAGTCCTACAAGGGAAGATATCCTTGAAGACCTGTTCTCCATTTCAGCACCAAGCTCAATGGCAGGTGACATAGATTTACCTCATTTTGATGAAACTTTGTTTGAAACTTGGTAA